Proteins from a genomic interval of Ferrovibrio terrae:
- a CDS encoding DJ-1/PfpI family protein, translated as MSLQIGFVLFPNLTQLDLTGPWEVFSKLPGATCHLLAPDMQPVKSSSAGLTILPTTTYADCPQLDIVCVPGGPGHLQVMEDAATLKFLNAQAPGCRYVTAVCTGALVLAAAGLLKGYRATTHWMSIERLATFGAIPVSERVVTDRNRVTGGGVTAGIDFGLVLVQALAGEQAAREIQLQIEYEPQPPYGGSPATADPATVESLRGKLGPYATMMQEVDARALARLNGPD; from the coding sequence ATGTCCCTGCAGATCGGTTTTGTGCTGTTTCCGAACCTGACCCAGCTTGACCTCACCGGGCCGTGGGAGGTGTTTTCCAAGCTGCCCGGCGCAACCTGCCACCTGCTGGCACCAGATATGCAGCCGGTGAAGAGCAGCAGTGCCGGCCTCACCATCCTGCCGACCACGACCTATGCCGACTGCCCGCAGCTCGACATCGTCTGCGTTCCCGGCGGGCCGGGGCATCTTCAGGTCATGGAAGACGCTGCCACGCTGAAGTTCCTCAACGCACAGGCGCCGGGCTGCCGCTATGTCACGGCAGTCTGCACCGGCGCACTGGTACTGGCGGCGGCCGGGCTGCTCAAAGGCTATCGCGCAACCACGCACTGGATGTCGATCGAACGCCTTGCGACGTTTGGCGCGATACCGGTGTCTGAACGCGTCGTCACCGACCGCAACCGCGTGACCGGAGGTGGCGTCACGGCCGGGATCGATTTCGGTTTGGTGCTGGTGCAGGCACTGGCGGGCGAGCAGGCGGCGCGGGAAATCCAATTGCAGATCGAATACGAGCCGCAGCCGCCCTATGGCGGGTCGCCGGCCACGGCCGATCCGGCAACGGTAGAAAGCTTACGCGGAAAGCTCGGACCCTATGCGACCATGATGCAGGAGGTCGACGCCCGCGCCCTGGCCAGACTTAACGGGCCAGACTGA
- a CDS encoding aldolase — translation MAHAFTPAPAIHSGHNRPDLDTPEIRQARIDLATCFRMAARLGLHEGICNHFSAMLPGHDDLFLVNPYGFAFSEVTASNLVVCDFHGNVVAGHGIPEATAFFIHGRMHKNVPRARVALHTHMPHATALCMVEGEPLAFAGQSSLKFYGRTRVDHDYNGLALDNTEGDRIAASVGDADIIFMMHHGVMVLGKTIAEAWDDLYYLERACQAQLLAESTGRKLKPVPKHIAQATYEQMRAGDDESARLHLLSLQRILDREEPDYKS, via the coding sequence ATGGCCCATGCCTTCACGCCCGCCCCAGCCATTCACAGTGGCCATAACCGCCCGGACCTCGACACGCCGGAGATTCGCCAGGCCCGCATCGACCTTGCCACCTGCTTTCGCATGGCGGCAAGGCTCGGCCTGCATGAGGGTATCTGCAACCACTTCTCGGCCATGCTGCCTGGCCATGACGACCTCTTCCTGGTCAATCCCTACGGCTTTGCCTTCAGTGAGGTGACCGCCTCCAATCTGGTGGTCTGCGACTTCCATGGCAATGTCGTCGCTGGTCACGGTATCCCGGAAGCCACCGCCTTCTTCATCCATGGCCGCATGCACAAGAACGTGCCGCGTGCCCGCGTCGCGCTTCACACGCATATGCCGCATGCCACGGCTCTGTGCATGGTCGAAGGCGAGCCGCTGGCTTTCGCCGGCCAGTCGTCGCTGAAATTCTACGGCCGCACCAGAGTCGACCACGACTATAACGGCCTGGCGCTCGACAATACTGAAGGCGATCGCATTGCGGCCTCGGTGGGCGATGCCGACATTATTTTCATGATGCATCATGGCGTGATGGTGCTGGGCAAGACCATCGCCGAGGCCTGGGACGATCTCTATTACCTGGAACGCGCCTGTCAGGCCCAGCTGCTGGCCGAAAGCACCGGGCGAAAACTGAAGCCGGTGCCGAAACACATCGCGCAGGCGACCTATGAGCAGATGCGCGCTGGCGACGATGAGTCAGCCCGCCTGCATCTGCTGAGCCTGCAGCGCATTCTGGATCGCGAAGAGCCGGATTACAAATCCTGA
- a CDS encoding sensor histidine kinase, producing MLFAATRQQPRLLRYLHAANRWLGRCHVALATAILVGFCALGTQILLVLCGEIFAQPLNGKMFTICGIITILVATPVILHAQMMLRAQRTARYRLKMMTRELAIALHNAEDVNNSRAAQFANMSHELRTPMNAIVGFSDILRHQRFGPMQNARYLEFAGDINDSAQHLLDLINNLLDLAKLEAGGFDARDAEAIEVEDGIEMAIRLLRPLATQQQVQVKVEIATPGLHIMAIERMLRQILINLLSNAIKFTPPQGQVTVMLSSNAAGEAVVEIGDTGIGMSATDIRAAFMPFGQVNSMLSRKHVGTGLGLPLAKAMVELNHGRLDLHSVPGEGTTVTLVFPALTPGRAEPLRLEELAARAEEVL from the coding sequence ATGCTTTTTGCCGCGACCAGACAACAGCCCCGCCTGTTGCGCTACCTGCATGCCGCCAACCGCTGGCTCGGCCGTTGCCATGTCGCGCTTGCGACGGCAATCCTGGTGGGGTTTTGCGCCCTCGGCACACAGATACTGCTGGTCCTCTGCGGCGAAATCTTTGCGCAGCCGCTGAACGGCAAGATGTTCACGATCTGCGGCATCATCACCATCCTGGTCGCCACGCCGGTGATCCTGCATGCGCAGATGATGCTGCGGGCACAGCGCACCGCGCGCTACCGGCTGAAGATGATGACTCGCGAACTGGCCATCGCCCTGCACAATGCCGAGGACGTCAATAATTCCCGCGCGGCGCAGTTCGCCAATATGAGCCATGAATTGCGCACACCGATGAACGCCATCGTCGGCTTCTCGGATATCCTGCGTCATCAGCGTTTCGGCCCGATGCAGAATGCGCGCTACCTCGAATTCGCGGGCGACATCAACGACAGCGCCCAGCACCTGCTTGACCTGATCAACAACCTGCTCGATCTGGCCAAGCTGGAAGCCGGCGGGTTCGATGCCCGCGACGCCGAAGCCATCGAAGTGGAGGACGGCATTGAAATGGCGATCCGCCTGTTGCGTCCACTGGCAACGCAGCAACAGGTTCAGGTCAAGGTCGAGATCGCTACCCCGGGCCTGCACATCATGGCGATCGAGCGGATGTTGCGCCAGATCCTGATCAACCTTCTGTCCAACGCGATCAAGTTCACACCGCCGCAGGGGCAGGTGACGGTCATGCTGAGCAGCAATGCAGCAGGTGAGGCCGTGGTCGAGATTGGCGATACCGGCATCGGTATGTCGGCGACTGACATCCGCGCCGCATTCATGCCGTTTGGTCAGGTCAACAGCATGCTGAGTCGTAAGCATGTCGGCACCGGTCTAGGCCTGCCGCTGGCCAAGGCGATGGTCGAACTCAATCACGGCCGTCTCGATCTGCACAGCGTGCCGGGGGAGGGGACTACCGTGACGTTGGTCTTCCCCGCGTTGACGCCCGGCCGCGCTGAGCCACTGCGGCTTGAAGAGCTCGCCGCCCGTGCCGAGGAAGTGCTGTAG
- a CDS encoding UxaA family hydrolase encodes MSMIDLHAKRLIGPVIRLHPDDNTVVARIDVVPGIPVEGDNRHPGFLIRDKTLAGYKIAAEDIRKGDPIRKYNVTVGFAKDDIQTGSMLHSHNTEFREFDRDYAYAQDYRAVEMLPEAQRATFQGIVRPDGRVGTRNFVGIVSTVNCSATVVHAIARHFTEERLAEYPNIDGVVAFSHALGCGMEMTGEAMQLLRRTLGGYVRHANLAAVLVIGLGCERNQIGGLMEEQGLERSDSLVTFVMQDTGGTRKTIEAGIEAVKRILPKANDVTRSTVSASHITVGLQCGGSDGFSSITANPALGAAMDILVRHGGTAILSETPELYGVEHTLTRRAVTQQVGEKLIERIRWWKDVYAVGRDVQINGVVSPGNQAGGLANIFEKSLGSSMKGGTGPLMDVYKYAEPVTTKGLVIMDTPGYDPCSATGQIAGGANIIAFTTGRGSAFGAKPVPSLKLATNSPMYRRLEEDMDINCGQILDGTRSMQEMGQEIFEHILRTASGEKSKSELLGVGDHEFVPWQIGIVG; translated from the coding sequence ATGTCCATGATCGACCTGCATGCCAAGCGCCTGATCGGGCCCGTGATCCGTCTTCACCCGGACGACAACACCGTCGTCGCCCGCATCGATGTGGTGCCCGGCATCCCCGTGGAAGGCGATAACCGGCATCCCGGCTTCCTGATCCGCGACAAGACGCTGGCCGGCTACAAGATCGCCGCCGAAGACATCAGGAAGGGTGACCCGATCCGCAAGTACAATGTCACCGTCGGCTTCGCCAAGGACGACATCCAGACCGGCAGCATGCTGCACAGTCACAACACCGAGTTCCGCGAATTCGACCGCGACTATGCCTATGCCCAGGATTACCGGGCGGTGGAGATGCTACCCGAGGCGCAGCGCGCCACCTTCCAGGGCATCGTGCGGCCCGATGGCCGGGTCGGCACGCGCAACTTCGTCGGCATTGTCTCGACGGTGAACTGCTCGGCCACGGTGGTGCATGCCATCGCCCGGCACTTCACCGAGGAGCGTCTGGCAGAATATCCGAATATCGATGGCGTGGTGGCCTTCAGCCATGCGCTGGGCTGCGGCATGGAGATGACCGGCGAGGCGATGCAACTGCTGCGCCGGACGCTGGGTGGTTATGTGCGCCATGCCAATCTGGCTGCCGTGCTGGTGATCGGCCTGGGTTGCGAGCGCAACCAGATCGGCGGCCTGATGGAAGAACAGGGACTGGAGCGTAGCGACAGCCTCGTCACTTTCGTGATGCAGGATACGGGCGGCACCCGCAAGACCATCGAAGCCGGCATTGAGGCCGTGAAGCGCATCCTGCCCAAGGCGAACGATGTGACGCGCAGCACCGTGTCGGCCAGCCACATTACAGTGGGCCTGCAATGCGGCGGCTCGGACGGATTCTCGTCGATCACCGCCAATCCGGCGCTGGGCGCGGCGATGGATATCCTGGTCCGTCATGGCGGCACGGCGATCCTGTCTGAAACGCCGGAGCTTTATGGCGTCGAACACACGCTGACGCGCCGCGCGGTGACGCAACAGGTCGGCGAGAAGCTGATCGAGCGCATTCGCTGGTGGAAAGACGTCTATGCCGTCGGTCGCGACGTGCAGATCAACGGCGTGGTCAGTCCGGGCAACCAGGCTGGCGGCCTGGCCAATATCTTCGAGAAGTCGCTCGGCTCATCCATGAAAGGCGGCACCGGGCCGCTGATGGATGTCTACAAATACGCCGAACCGGTAACGACCAAGGGCCTCGTCATCATGGATACACCCGGCTACGACCCATGTTCGGCCACCGGGCAGATCGCCGGCGGCGCCAACATCATCGCCTTCACCACCGGTCGCGGTTCGGCCTTTGGCGCCAAGCCGGTGCCGTCGCTGAAACTTGCCACCAATTCGCCGATGTACCGTCGTCTGGAAGAGGACATGGACATCAACTGCGGCCAGATCCTCGACGGCACGAGGTCAATGCAGGAAATGGGGCAGGAGATTTTCGAACATATCCTGCGCACCGCGTCGGGCGAGAAGAGCAAGAGCGAGCTTCTCGGCGTCGGCGACCACGAATTCGTACCCTGGCAGATCGGCATCGTGGGGTAG
- a CDS encoding LacI family DNA-binding transcriptional regulator: MADIAVEVGVTKITVSRALNTPDQLSPATLEKVLAAIKRSGYTPNLLAGSLSSNRSKLIVALVPSISGAMFTATMQNVAEHLQQHGYQLLIGQAGYDDAREDALLEAVIGRRPDGIILTGIVHSTQARQKLRAARIPVVETWDLTQKPIDMLVGFSHPAIGKAAAEYLWQRGCRRPAIISPDDRRARLRAEAFTTFYAARKIAVPIVEAPAPTPMGDGRSGLAALLHDHAHIDGVFCGSDNLALGAVVEAKARGIAVPQQLKVIGYGDQSYGKDADPPLTSVRIDGAAIGRIAAEMLMARAAGQTPKKKVVDVGFAIVERASA, encoded by the coding sequence TTGGCCGATATCGCCGTCGAGGTGGGCGTTACGAAAATCACGGTTTCCCGCGCTCTGAACACACCGGACCAGCTCTCGCCAGCCACGCTTGAAAAGGTGCTCGCCGCCATCAAGCGCAGCGGCTACACCCCCAATCTGCTGGCCGGCTCGCTGTCGTCGAATCGCTCCAAACTGATCGTCGCCCTGGTGCCCAGCATCAGCGGTGCGATGTTCACCGCAACGATGCAGAATGTGGCCGAACACCTGCAGCAGCATGGCTATCAGCTGCTGATCGGCCAGGCCGGCTATGACGATGCGCGCGAGGATGCGCTGCTGGAAGCCGTGATCGGCCGCCGGCCGGACGGCATCATCCTCACCGGCATCGTACACTCCACCCAGGCGCGACAGAAACTGCGCGCCGCCCGCATTCCGGTGGTCGAAACCTGGGACCTGACTCAGAAGCCTATCGACATGCTGGTTGGCTTCTCGCATCCCGCCATCGGCAAGGCGGCGGCGGAATACCTGTGGCAGCGTGGCTGTCGCCGGCCAGCCATCATCTCGCCCGACGATCGCCGCGCCCGGCTGCGCGCCGAAGCTTTCACGACCTTCTATGCGGCCAGGAAGATTGCCGTACCGATCGTGGAGGCGCCCGCCCCCACTCCCATGGGCGACGGCCGCAGCGGGCTGGCTGCATTGCTGCATGACCATGCGCACATAGATGGCGTGTTCTGCGGCTCAGATAATCTGGCGCTCGGCGCGGTGGTCGAGGCGAAGGCGCGCGGCATTGCCGTGCCGCAGCAGTTGAAGGTGATTGGCTATGGTGACCAGAGCTATGGCAAGGATGCCGATCCACCGCTGACCAGCGTGCGGATCGATGGGGCTGCGATCGGGCGTATCGCGGCCGAGATGCTGATGGCACGCGCCGCCGGCCAGACCCCGAAGAAAAAAGTCGTCGATGTCGGATTCGCCATCGTGGAGCGCGCCAGCGCCTGA
- a CDS encoding methyl-accepting chemotaxis protein, whose amino-acid sequence MFQFSTSPSANDLRAQFAAINRAQAIIEFTLDGKILTANENFLSAIGYSLVEIQGQHHGMFVTPEYRASAEYKAFWARLARGEYESAQYMRIAKGGREIWIQASYNPIFDKRGRPYKVVKFATDITEQKLTMANYEGQLSAIGKSQAVIEFRLDGTILTANPNFLSCMGYSLDEVKGRHHSMFAPPGVSESAEYKAFWAKLGRGEFDAGQYRRVGKGGTEVWIQASYNPIMDAAGRPYKVVKYATDITAQTKAAQMQQLAVRQVGEVVEATKANDLTRRVSLDGKTGDTRALCEGVNDLVVAMSAIIGNLRTTSATIAAASAEISTGSQDLAQRTESQAASLEETAASMHEVTQTVKMNADNAQAANQLASAARDTAEKGGTVVQNAVAAVSEIENSAQKISDIIGLIDEIAFQTNLLALNASVEAARAGEAGKGFAVVAQEVRALAQRSANASKDIKALIQTSNSQVKTGATLVNQAGQSLTEIVGAIKKVSDIVAEIAAASREQSSGLEQINTAIASMDEMTQRNGALVEETSASAQSLSNQAQDLAGLVQRYRLDDSVSPAPAPAARPKTTVLTVKSNGAARPTVTPRPALKVVPQQPKTANAGEWEEF is encoded by the coding sequence ATGTTTCAGTTTTCCACGTCGCCCTCAGCGAATGATCTGCGGGCGCAGTTCGCGGCTATCAACCGCGCTCAAGCCATCATTGAATTCACGCTGGATGGCAAGATTCTTACCGCCAATGAAAACTTTCTCAGCGCCATCGGCTATTCGCTGGTCGAAATCCAGGGCCAGCATCACGGCATGTTCGTGACGCCGGAATATCGCGCCAGCGCGGAATATAAGGCCTTCTGGGCCAGGCTGGCACGCGGTGAGTATGAGTCCGCGCAGTACATGCGCATCGCCAAGGGTGGCCGGGAAATCTGGATCCAGGCCAGCTACAACCCGATCTTCGACAAGCGCGGGCGCCCGTATAAAGTCGTGAAATTCGCGACAGATATCACCGAGCAGAAGCTGACCATGGCCAATTACGAAGGCCAGCTCTCGGCCATCGGCAAATCGCAGGCCGTGATCGAGTTCAGGCTCGACGGCACCATCTTGACCGCCAATCCGAATTTCCTCAGCTGCATGGGCTACAGCCTGGATGAGGTGAAGGGTCGTCATCACAGCATGTTCGCACCGCCCGGCGTGAGCGAGAGTGCGGAATACAAGGCCTTCTGGGCCAAGCTCGGTCGCGGTGAATTCGATGCCGGCCAGTATCGTCGCGTGGGCAAAGGTGGCACGGAAGTCTGGATTCAGGCCAGCTACAACCCGATCATGGATGCCGCGGGCCGCCCATATAAGGTTGTCAAATACGCCACCGACATCACCGCCCAGACCAAGGCCGCGCAGATGCAGCAGCTGGCCGTGCGGCAGGTGGGCGAGGTGGTGGAAGCCACCAAGGCGAACGATCTGACCCGGCGCGTTTCGCTGGACGGCAAGACCGGCGACACCCGCGCGCTATGCGAAGGCGTGAACGATCTGGTCGTCGCCATGAGCGCCATCATCGGCAACCTGCGCACGACGTCGGCGACTATCGCCGCCGCCTCGGCGGAAATCTCCACCGGCAGCCAGGACCTCGCGCAGCGCACGGAAAGCCAGGCCGCCAGCCTGGAAGAAACCGCCGCCTCCATGCATGAGGTGACGCAGACCGTGAAGATGAATGCCGACAATGCCCAGGCCGCCAACCAGTTGGCCAGCGCGGCACGGGACACCGCCGAAAAGGGCGGCACCGTCGTGCAGAATGCGGTGGCCGCCGTCAGCGAGATCGAGAACAGCGCCCAGAAGATCAGCGACATCATCGGCCTGATCGACGAGATCGCTTTCCAGACCAACCTGCTCGCCCTGAATGCTTCCGTGGAAGCCGCACGTGCGGGCGAAGCCGGCAAGGGCTTTGCCGTCGTGGCGCAGGAAGTGCGTGCCCTGGCCCAACGCTCGGCCAACGCATCGAAGGACATCAAGGCGCTGATCCAGACCTCGAACAGCCAGGTGAAGACCGGCGCCACGCTGGTCAACCAGGCCGGCCAGTCGCTGACCGAGATCGTCGGTGCGATCAAGAAGGTGTCGGATATCGTCGCCGAGATCGCGGCCGCCAGCCGCGAACAGTCGAGCGGCCTTGAGCAGATCAACACCGCGATCGCCAGCATGGATGAGATGACCCAGCGCAACGGCGCGCTGGTCGAGGAAACCTCTGCTTCCGCCCAGTCGCTGTCGAACCAGGCCCAGGATCTTGCCGGTCTCGTACAGCGTTATCGCCTGGACGACAGTGTGTCACCCGCCCCTGCTCCGGCAGCCCGGCCGAAGACGACAGTTCTCACGGTGAAGAGCAACGGCGCAGCCCGCCCGACTGTCACGCCACGGCCGGCACTCAAGGTCGTGCCGCAACAGCCCAAGACGGCCAACGCTGGCGAGTGGGAAGAATTCTAA
- a CDS encoding trimeric intracellular cation channel family protein, with protein sequence MFLTLFDFAGTFVFALSGATAGVRRRLDLFGVLVLSFAAAAAGGILRDVLIGALPPVAIRDWAYPVIAGVAALIVFFRYPLIERLKHPVQLFDAAGLALFAVLGTQKALMFGMNPLAAAMLGVLSGIGGGMVRDIMLAGIPTVLRAEVYAVAALAGAAIVVAGELLAVPPHISMIAGGLLCFVLRVLAIRHNWQIAIAAPPSETDDGPRA encoded by the coding sequence ATGTTCCTGACCCTGTTCGACTTCGCCGGGACTTTCGTGTTCGCGCTTTCGGGCGCGACGGCCGGCGTGCGTCGGCGGCTCGACCTGTTCGGCGTGCTGGTGCTGAGTTTTGCCGCCGCGGCGGCGGGCGGCATCCTGCGCGACGTGCTGATCGGCGCGTTGCCGCCGGTGGCGATCCGCGACTGGGCCTATCCGGTGATTGCCGGCGTGGCCGCCCTGATCGTGTTTTTCCGCTATCCGCTGATCGAGCGGCTGAAGCATCCGGTGCAACTCTTCGACGCTGCGGGTCTGGCGCTGTTTGCCGTGCTGGGCACGCAGAAGGCGCTGATGTTTGGCATGAATCCGCTGGCCGCCGCGATGCTGGGTGTGCTGAGCGGCATCGGCGGCGGCATGGTGCGCGACATTATGCTGGCCGGAATCCCCACCGTGCTGCGCGCCGAAGTCTACGCGGTGGCGGCGCTGGCCGGCGCTGCCATCGTGGTGGCCGGAGAGTTGCTGGCTGTGCCGCCGCATATCAGCATGATTGCGGGCGGTTTGCTGTGCTTCGTGCTGCGGGTGCTGGCGATCCGCCACAACTGGCAGATCGCCATTGCCGCGCCCCCGTCAGAAACTGACGACGGCCCGCGCGCTTAG